Within Sorangiineae bacterium MSr11367, the genomic segment ACCATGGGTCGGGAACGACCGGCTGCAATGGTGGTTTGGGTGCGAACGGCGCGGCCAAGTACCTCGTATGGATGGGCAATGGAGGTACGAACGTCAGTTTCGGTCGAACGCCCGACGAGGAGAAGACATTCTTCAATGCCTTCGTCACGCGCCGAGCGCTCACCAGCGTGCCGCTGCCCATTGCCTTGAAGACGGCCGATACGGCATTCACGAAATCCAAAGCCAATATGCTCGAGGTGGCGCGCGTCACCTGCGAAAGCGTTCGCACCGACGCCGACGGCTACCTCCGGACCTACGATGGCTTCGTTGCCGCCAAAAATTGGGAAGGGCTGCGCGGCGCCGATCCGGCGGTGTTCGGCGTGCCGATGTGGCGTGACGTCTGCACCTTGGACAATCCGCTCACCGACGCGCTTCGAACCGCCGATGCGTTGTCTCCAGAAGTCCGTGCATGGCAGGACAAGGCGGTCTTCAACGCGGGAACGATGGTCTACTTCTTCATGCGCGACGAATTGAGCAAAGGCTCCGTCGCCATCGCGCGCAATGCGTGCGACCTCAAATATCCAACGGAGTGACGGCAATGAGAACTTCGACAGGAAGATGGCTTACGCTCGTAGGTACGTTGTGCGTCTCGGCCGCCGTGGCCAGCGCGTGCAGTGACGACGACCCCGCGTCCCCCGGCGGCGGCGGGGACAGCGGTCCGCCGGATCAATTCGTACCCGACGGCTCCGTGAACGATACCGGTGCCGACGTCAAAGACGCCGGCACCGACGTGGGACGGGACACTGGCCCGGGAACGTGCGGCGTCGCGCCGGATCCCGATACGGCCGTCAAGGTCCGCTTCGTCAACCTCTTGATGCCCGTCAACAGCGGCGCGGCCGTGGACCAAGCCCCAGGCTACGCACTCCGTCTCAATGCCAGTTATGCCAACAGCACGGTGGTGTCGAATTTCCCCGTCGTCCCGGCCGGAACGGGCCCCGTGTCGGTCACGCCGTATGCCAAGATCCCCGCGGGCGATATCACATTTGCCGCGCAGGAAAATGCCGCGGGTCCGGACGGCGGGGCGGGGTTCAAGGTCGCGGCGACGGTGCAAACCTTTGCTCCTGGAGCGAGAATCACCATCGTTGCCGTGGGCAAGCCTCGGGTGACGGGGCCGACCGCGACGCGCGCCAAGCTTCTGATCCTCGATGAATCGAAGCTGTCGGCTCCGACCTGTTCACAGGTCGGTCTGCGGTTTTTGAACGCGGACGATGCGACCCTCACCGATTCCTTCATGCTCGGATCCAGCACGACAGCGGCGGCGGACGTGCCGAAGCTCGCGGCCGGGGCCGAAACGGGCGTCGTCGCGCCACTCGCCACGGGGGCTATGAGCGTCACCGCGAGCACCCCGGCGTATTTCGGCCCCACGGGACAGGCTCCGTTCTCGATTCCTTCCGGCGTATTGGCCGCCGGACGAAGCTATTTCGTCGCGAGTGTGGGGGAGACCTATCGATTCTCGGACGACGAGCGGACCCATGGCTTGCTGGTCATTCCCGTGGGGGACGAAACGCCGGCCCGATTCATCAAGCGCGATCCGCTCATGTTCTTCTTTCACGCCTCGCCACCGAGCACGCCGTCGGAGCTCGAAGTCCACTCGGGTGGAGCACGCCTCGCCATCGGTCTCAAATACGCAGCATCGCCGACGTATGCCGATTTGCGTCCGGGCGGTGCCACGTTGCAGTTCATCCAGCCTGCGTCTTCCTCGGACGCCGGGGCGCCGCGTACGGTTCTCGACACCCAGCCTACGGGGGCGCTGGATCCGGGCGGCATCTACTTCACCAGCCTCATGGGGCTCGCCAATGGAACGGGCGAGCAGCAGCTTCGGTTCAAATCGTGGAAGCTTCGACCGCGGCCTGCCTTTGGCATTCTCGGAACCCCCAGTGATCCCTACAGCGGCCCGGTCGTGGCCTTCGTGCAGGCATCGCCCACGGCATCGGCCGTCGACGTGGGCTACTGGTCCGTCAACGCCGGTGGTGGCAAGGGCAGCACCTTTACGTCGCCGCTCACGAACATCCCCTACGGTGGAGCGAGCGCGCTCGAGGGCGTCAAATTCCCGGTCACCTGGGACGTGCAGTCGTGGTACGGCGCGCAGGGAACCGGGAACGCGGGCACCAACCGCGCGAGCTCGGGGACGCAATTGGGCGCCCGCTGGTACACCGCCGTGCTCGTGGGAGATTGGAATGCAACCGATGCCGAGCGCGGCGCCCAGCTCGTCGTTCTCGATCTCTCCGCACCGTCCACGGTGCTGTCCGTCCCCCTGACGCATCCGTGATGCCCGTTTAGGAATCCGCGGGATCGTCGCCTGCATAAAGGGCGTCGATCTCCGCGGCGTATTTCGCGTGAATCGGGCGGCGTTTGAGCTTCATCGTCGGCGTGAGCTCGTCGCCACCCGGTTCCCACGGTGCGTGCAAAAGCTTGTAGCGCTTGATCTGCTCCACCCGTGAGAGCCGCTCGTTGGCGCGCCCCACCGCCGCCGCAATGGCATCACCGAGCGGCCTGCACGCAGCGAGTGCGGCGAGCGACAGGTCCGCGAGGCCGCGCTGCTTTGCCCACGAGGCCACGGCCTCCGCCTCGAGCACGAGCAGGGCCACGTTGTACGGACGGCGATCGCCGATGCAGACCGCCTGGCCGATGAGCGGGCTCGCGCTCTTCAGCGTGCCCTCGATGTTCGCCGGCGACATGTTCTTGCCCGCCGAATTGATGATCAATTCCTTCTTCCGGTCGATGATGCGCAAATACCCCGCATCGTCGATGGTGCCGATGTCGCCGGTGCGGAGCCAGCCATCGCCGTCGATGGCCTCCCGCGTTTCCTTCGCTTGGCCGCGGTAGCCCTTCATGACGATGCGCCCGCGCACGAGCACCTCGCCATCCTCGGCCAGGTGCAATTCCACGCCCGGAATCGGCGGCCCCACGGTGCCGATGCGGATCGCCTCCGCCGGATTGAGCGTCGCCACGCACGACGATTCCGAAAGCCCCCACACTTCGCAGATGGGGACCCCGATGGCCGCGAAGAACTCGAGCACGTTCTCCGCAATGGGGGCCGCGCCCGAGAGGTGCCAGCGCGCCCGATCGAGCCCCATCATGGCGCGCACGGGCCGCAGCACCTGTTCGTCCGCCCGCGCGTACTCGGCGAGCAGCGCTTCGTCGGGCCCGGGGCCTCGTCCATGGATCGCGTCCTGTTCGGCGCGCATCTTGCGGAACCCCACGCCGATGGCCCACTCGGTGGCCTGTTTCACCGATTCCTCGGCCGTGGTCGCGAGCCGCGCCTCCAGGCCGGCCTTCATCTTCTCCCAAACGCGCGGCACCGCTCCCCAAATCGAGGGTCGCGCCTCCACCAGCGCCGCACTCAGCGCGCGCATGTCCGCGACGCTGGTAACGCGCGCCCCAAACACCAGGGATACGTAGTGGTTCACCATCCGATCGGCGATGTGCGCCGATGGCAAATACGACACCACGCTCTCGTCGTGGCGAATCGAATACACGGCGGAGACGCCGGCCAGCTCCGCGAGCAGATTCGCATGCGTCAATTCCACGCCCTTGGGCGCACCCGTCGTGCCCGACGTGTAGATGAGCGTGAGCACGTCGTTCGGCTGCACGGCATGCCACGCCGTATCGAAGTCGAAGTCCGCCTCGTCCCCCGCAATTTCCAAATCATCGAGGCTCATGGCGCCGTCCGGCGCATCGTCGTCGAGGCACACGATGTGTTCGAGCGCAACCTTCGCGCAGGCCGTTTTGGCGCGGTCGAGGAACGCCCGCTCGGTGATCATGACATGGCTGTTGGCATTGCCGAGAATCTCCAGCAGCTGCGGCACGGACGATGTGTTGTAAACGGAAAATGGCGTCGCCCCGAGGTGAATGGCCGCGGTATCCACGAGGTGAAACTCGGGGCGATTGGTCAGCATGATCGCGACCGTATCCCCGCGTCGCACGCCCAAGGTGAAGAGCCCCGCCGCGATGCACCGCACGCGTCGCGCATACTCGCGCCACGTGATGCGATCCATGTCGCCCGGTGTTCGCAGCGCGACCGCATCCGGCTGGCGCTGGACAGTCAGCTGGAAGGCCTCGCAGAGCGTTCGCACCCCCGTGCTCGTGTTCATTCCGGCAAGGCTAGCTCCGCGTCCGAAAAAAACAATCGCGCCTGCTTTTTTCCTGGCCCTTGATCTTTTGGGCGGAACCGTCACCTTTGCGAGGCAAATGGCAAGTACGCCCATTTCGGTCGTCGTCCCCAAGCAGCATCGCAGCCGCGTCACGCGCGAACGCTTGCTGCGTGCGGCGATTCAATGCCTCGCGGAGTTGGGGTGGGCCGGTACGACCATGGGCATCATCGCCGATCGCGCGGGCGTCTCGCGCGGTGCATCGCAGCACCATTTCCACACACGCGACGAGCTGGTCACCGCGGCCATCGAGTATGGGACCCGCGCGAGGCTCGAGGAGATCCGTCGCGAAGCATCCATTGGCGCCATTCCACGAAGGTCACGCTCCGAAGCGGTGCTCGATCTGCTCGTGCGCTCGTCGGAAAATTCGCTCTTCATGGCCGCGCTGCAATTGTGGGTTGCGGGCGCATCGGACGAGCGTCTGCGCGCCCAACTCATTCCATTGGAATCGAGGGTAGGGCGCGAAGTGCATCGCTTGACCGCGGAGCTTCTGGGCGTGGACGAGAATCAACCGGGCGTGCACGAATCGATCGAGGCCACGTTGGACTTGGTGCGCGGGCTCATGTTGGCCAATCTGCTGCGCCCGCATCCGATGCGGAGCCAGAGGGTCCTCCGGCAGTGGGCGCTCATGCTCGATGCCGCCGTCGCGCCCAACGCGCGCGTTTCGATGCGCCGAACACCGAAGAAGGCGAAGACCCACGTCCGCAATCAGGGGACGTAATGTCGTGACTCGGGTTGGAAGGCGACCGGCTGCAACGCCGGCTTGGCCGCCGGGTGATTCGAACGGATCGCCAGCAGAATGACCGCCAACAAGACGGCGTCGAGCAGCAACCAGGGGAGGACTGTGCGTGTCATGCCCTGTTATATGGGCATCTAACTCGTTCGTGACAAGACTAACTATTCGATAAATATCGAACCGGTTCGATTTGACCTGAACTCGTTAGACTGGTACCGAACTTGCTGTATCTGCCATGGCCAAGCCCCGTTCGGACGAAGACTCCCTGAGAAGCCGCTTCTCCTTCGAGGTTCACCTTCGCTTCGAGCTATGCCACGCCGCGCAGATCCTCACGGATCCCGCCAGCCGTGTTCACCCCGCTTGGCGGGCCCAGGCCCTGGCCAAGCTGCCACCGGCCTTTCACGAGTCGTACGCGGCCTTGGGTGCGTGGCCGCAGCTGTGGTCCATGATCCCCGATGTGTTCCGGGGCGAGGCCATGCCCTCACGTTTCGAGGACATGATGGCCCGCATGCGCGACATGCCGCTGAAGGACTTCCAGTGGCGTCTGCTCATCGGCTGCTTGCACGGCACGAAGATCGTGGAGCGTCTCATCGCGGGGAAAATCGACGTCGTGCAGGCCACCTCGAAGCTTCCCGCGTGGAAGCGCGAATGGCTCGAATACGTGGAGCTCTATCCTCCGAGCCTCGAGAGCTCCGGGGTGCGTTCGCTCACCTTGCTGTGCACCTCACCAGCCGAGTTTCGCGAGCGCATCATCTCCGTGCTCACGCTCTTCTGGGAGCGCATCTTCGCCCGCACGTGGGAGGACCTGCTTCCGCAGTTCCGGCGCTCGGTCGCCGAGAAGGAGCGCCTGTTTCAAACGTGCTCCATGGAAGAATTCGTGCGACTGGCCTTGCTGAAGATCGAAGTCGAAGAGCGCCAAGGCTTTCGCTCCCTGCGCGGAGGCTACCGCCTACCGTACGCGCAGATCCGCGAAGTGCACGTGCTCCCGTCGGCCTTCAACGAGCATCGCTTTTGGTCGGTGTACGACGAAGGGGAGGGCGGCTCCTTCCTCTACCTGCCGTACTTCGACCCGGCACTCACCCTCGAAGCGACGAGCACCTCCGCGCCCGTCGCATCGGTCTCTCCCGCCGCGCCCTACGAACGGCTCGCCGATCCCGCCTTCATCTTCAAAGCCCTAGGCGATAGCACGCGGTTCACCATCGCGACCATCATTGCCAAGTCGCCGCGCAGTTCCGCCGAGCTCGCAACGTTGCTCAAGGTGTCGCGTCCGACCATCTCGCATCACCTCGTCGTTCTGCGCGAAGCGGGCCTCATCGACGAAGAGCACAAGAGCGGATCGATCCTGCTCTCCCTTCGTCGGAAGGCCATCGAGGAGTTGTCCGTCATGACCTTGGATCGCTTCTACGCGCACGGGGACAGTACGAAGAAACCAAGGTGAATCCGATTCGAAACGGATTCGTCACAAATGCTCGCAGGTTATCCACAACTTGAGCATTTTCCTCCACAGCTTGGCGCACTCAACGCCATTTGGCGTGGCGTATCTTGTCTTGGAGCCGGGCCACCAGCCCGAGCACCTCGTTGCGGGAAACCTTCGCGCCCGCGCCCCGCGCTTCGAGTGCGGTGAGTGATCGCTCCGCGAGTTCCACGGTGAGGGTGGTGAAGGCGACGAAGCCGGCGGGCGAGCGCTTCTCTTCCAAGGCCGCGATGTAGGCGCGCGCCTCCACGAGATCGGCCCGTGCGAGGGAGAGGATCTCTTCGCGGGGCACGCCGACGGGCAGGTACGCCCGCCCGTCGCGGGCATCGGAGTGCTCGTCCTTCAGGATGTTGACCAGTTGGAGTCCTTCACCGAACGCTCGCTCGTGGCGGACGAGTGCCGGCTTCACGTCGGCGAGCTGGGGGGCGTCGTGCACGAACAGCGCCGTCACCAATTCGCCGACGATGCCGGCGACCACGTAGCAATAGGCGCGCAACGCGGCGACATCCGCGAGCTGCACGTGCCCCGCCGCGTCGGCCTCGCGCAGCGTTTGGGCCATGCCCTCGGTGGTGCGCGCCGCGTGCTCGAGCACGATGTGGGCCCGCGCCGAAGGCCACGTGGAGAGCTCGTCGAGAAGCGCCGGAAAGGCGATGAGGAGATCCAGGCACCCCTTGTCGACGGTGGCATTGCGCACGACCCAGTCGCGACTGGCCGCCCGCGCCCGTGCAGCGTCTCCGCGGCGCAGGATGGGAACGAGCTCGTCCAGCGCGGCCACCCGCTCGTCGCGCGACCAATGTGCGGCGTCTTCGAGCGTGTCCGCGACCCTGAAAAGGAGGTAAGCCACCGCCAATGCGTTCTGCGTCGGCTCCGGCAGAAGCGGAATGGCCAGGGCAAACGTGCGGCTCGTTCGTACGAGAAGGTCGCGTACGACGGCGGGGGCAGCAGGTGTGGGGCGCGATTCCGTTGTTAGTCGAAGCATATTGAAGAGGTATGGGGTCAACGTCCCAGCCGTCGAGGTGCAGAACTCCCGCGCCGCCATCCCTCGGCGCCTTCTGCTTTTCGTGGAGTGCGCGAAATCCCTCTTAGCAGATTACCTGCCTCGACAAGGAACAAGAACCGACGCGCTTTTTTTCATCACAAGCGTGTGACACCCTAAACACCCGAACGAAACAACCCTAACCGCGTTGAACGGGAGTAGGGTGCTCTATCGTGTCGAAGGCCTTGGTGACGGGGGCGAGTGGTTTCGTTGGCGCAAACGTTGCGCGCGTGCTCGCGGAGCGGGGACGGGCCGTTCGCGTCTTGGTGCGGGCAACCTCGGATCGACGCAATTTGCAGGGTTTAGACGCTGAAATCGTCGAGGGCGACCTTCGCGACGCCGAGGCCGTCACGCGCGCGGTCCGTGGATGCGACGAAGTGTACCACGTGGCCGCCGAGTACACCTTCTGGTCGAACGATCCCGCGTCCATCCACCGAAGCAACGTCGATGGCACGACCCATGTCATGGATGCCTGCCTTCGCGCTGGCGTGGGACGCGTCGTTTATACATCGA encodes:
- a CDS encoding TetR/AcrR family transcriptional regulator; translation: MASTPISVVVPKQHRSRVTRERLLRAAIQCLAELGWAGTTMGIIADRAGVSRGASQHHFHTRDELVTAAIEYGTRARLEEIRREASIGAIPRRSRSEAVLDLLVRSSENSLFMAALQLWVAGASDERLRAQLIPLESRVGREVHRLTAELLGVDENQPGVHESIEATLDLVRGLMLANLLRPHPMRSQRVLRQWALMLDAAVAPNARVSMRRTPKKAKTHVRNQGT
- a CDS encoding squalene/phytoene synthase family protein, producing MLRLTTESRPTPAAPAVVRDLLVRTSRTFALAIPLLPEPTQNALAVAYLLFRVADTLEDAAHWSRDERVAALDELVPILRRGDAARARAASRDWVVRNATVDKGCLDLLIAFPALLDELSTWPSARAHIVLEHAARTTEGMAQTLREADAAGHVQLADVAALRAYCYVVAGIVGELVTALFVHDAPQLADVKPALVRHERAFGEGLQLVNILKDEHSDARDGRAYLPVGVPREEILSLARADLVEARAYIAALEEKRSPAGFVAFTTLTVELAERSLTALEARGAGAKVSRNEVLGLVARLQDKIRHAKWR
- a CDS encoding long-chain fatty acid--CoA ligase, with translation MNTSTGVRTLCEAFQLTVQRQPDAVALRTPGDMDRITWREYARRVRCIAAGLFTLGVRRGDTVAIMLTNRPEFHLVDTAAIHLGATPFSVYNTSSVPQLLEILGNANSHVMITERAFLDRAKTACAKVALEHIVCLDDDAPDGAMSLDDLEIAGDEADFDFDTAWHAVQPNDVLTLIYTSGTTGAPKGVELTHANLLAELAGVSAVYSIRHDESVVSYLPSAHIADRMVNHYVSLVFGARVTSVADMRALSAALVEARPSIWGAVPRVWEKMKAGLEARLATTAEESVKQATEWAIGVGFRKMRAEQDAIHGRGPGPDEALLAEYARADEQVLRPVRAMMGLDRARWHLSGAAPIAENVLEFFAAIGVPICEVWGLSESSCVATLNPAEAIRIGTVGPPIPGVELHLAEDGEVLVRGRIVMKGYRGQAKETREAIDGDGWLRTGDIGTIDDAGYLRIIDRKKELIINSAGKNMSPANIEGTLKSASPLIGQAVCIGDRRPYNVALLVLEAEAVASWAKQRGLADLSLAALAACRPLGDAIAAAVGRANERLSRVEQIKRYKLLHAPWEPGGDELTPTMKLKRRPIHAKYAAEIDALYAGDDPADS
- a CDS encoding metalloregulator ArsR/SmtB family transcription factor encodes the protein MAKPRSDEDSLRSRFSFEVHLRFELCHAAQILTDPASRVHPAWRAQALAKLPPAFHESYAALGAWPQLWSMIPDVFRGEAMPSRFEDMMARMRDMPLKDFQWRLLIGCLHGTKIVERLIAGKIDVVQATSKLPAWKREWLEYVELYPPSLESSGVRSLTLLCTSPAEFRERIISVLTLFWERIFARTWEDLLPQFRRSVAEKERLFQTCSMEEFVRLALLKIEVEERQGFRSLRGGYRLPYAQIREVHVLPSAFNEHRFWSVYDEGEGGSFLYLPYFDPALTLEATSTSAPVASVSPAAPYERLADPAFIFKALGDSTRFTIATIIAKSPRSSAELATLLKVSRPTISHHLVVLREAGLIDEEHKSGSILLSLRRKAIEELSVMTLDRFYAHGDSTKKPR